The genomic region TGTTCCGGATGCATTCCCGTTCACGAGAATCGAGGCCGAAGGCACAACTTTCTGATCTTTATCACGGACAAACACTGAGAGAGCAGCGCTTTCGTGGGGCAGGGTAAATGTGTAATCCTTACCCTGATCAACAACGGTTATCACCTGGCTTGAGGGAATGTAGCCTGTTTTCTTGACTTCAAAGAGATATGCACCGGTCACAAGGCTGGGGAAATTACTCCGGCCATAGTCATTGGTTGTTCCGGATAAACTCCCGTTGACATAAACCTCAGCACCACTCAGCGGGCTTTTGCTTTCATCGAAAACATACACAAATGCACCAATTGGAGCCTTCGACATCTCCATGGTGGATATTGCATCCGACTCACTGATGAGCCGGGTTTCGGTCACCGTCTGGTATCCCGGTTTCACAAGCTGGATAGTATACGTTTTCCCTCGTGTGACCTGAGTATTGGCAATCCCGCGGGCATCAGTTTTCCCAACAAGAACACTATCGATATGGATCTCGGCATCCGGAACTGCCAGCTTGGTATCTTTATCCGTTATGATGAACGAGTACCGGTTTCCGGGGAGAAGCCAGTACTGGACTTCCCGGTTCTCTGCCCCCATGTCGATGGTTCCGCTGCGGGGCTGATAGTTGTTGCCGTTGATATAAATGGAGTAGAGGGTAAGCCCGTTGACACCAAACGTTGCTGCTCCCAGACTATCCGTTTGTTTTCCCATGGTGACATTCCCAGAGGTCAGATTGACATTGGCACCATAGACGGGTTTCAAGGTATCTGAATCATAGAGATTCACTTTAAGGGTGAGGGTTTTGCGATTCAATATTGCAAGAGCGGAGGTTGCATTTTTACTGATGGTTTGCGCCCAGTCATCATAGCCGGACATTGATATCTGGACGTTTTGATCATACTCTCCGGTATGAGTGATATATACCTGGCCATTCGCATTGGTCCGGGCATAATCCCCGCCATTCAGGAAAACCGTTGCATGGGGAATTGTGGAGTTATCGAGATTGTCCTGCACAGTTACCAGGAGGTTCGTCGTTGCCTGTGCTGCACTGCAGAGGAGGACGAGAAACAGCAGGGCAAAAAGGAAACGATGTCTATGACTATACATGCTAAAATATCGACACCTGCTCATATATCAGCACATCGGTCTAAATCTCGGTAATAGAGGGGACGCGATCGAGTAACATGCCCTCGACCAGAACCGGCATAAGCCTGCGTCCCTCTTCAATGGCATTCTGAAGGCGCCATCCCCGGTCCGCATAGAGGGTGAAAAGCGGATCGCCGGATTTGACCAGTTTGCCTTTTTTTGCATGGAGCAGTATTCCGGCACCCCGATCATGAGGAGCTCCCGCAGTGCGTGCAAGGGTTATAAGAGATCGGTTGTTCATCTCGATGACGTATCCGGATGCAGGAGATTTCACAACAAACTGGTGTTCTCCCGGGCTGATATCCGAGGATTTGACATTAGGGTCTCCGCCCTGGATCTCAATAATCCTCCGGAACTTTTCCAGCGCTTTTCCGCTGCTGAGGATCTCCTGGGCCATGGCAGTGCCGCTACCCCGGGGGGCCTTTCCGGCCATTTCAAGGGCGATACCTGCAATCGAAAGACTCTTCTGGATAAATGAATTGGGTTCAGCGGATCCTTCCAGCACGCGGAGCGCTTCGATCACTTCAAGCTTCGGGCCGATACTGTGCCCTACGGGAATATCCCCGTAGGTAAGGGCGCATTCCACTTTCATATTAAGGCGTTCTCCCAGCTCGATAAACTCCCGGGCAAGTTTCCTTCCTTCCTGCATGGTCGCAACTTTGGTATGCTGCCCTACGGGAATATCGATAACAACAAGATTTGCCCCGACTGCAAATTTTTTTGCCATGACACTTGCAAGCATCTGCCCCCGGGCATCAATCTTAAACGGGTACTCCTGAATGATAATGCGATCATCGGCGGGTGCAATGTTTGTGGCACCCCCCCAGACGATACATCCCCCGACTTTCTCGGTCATCTGCTGCACTTCCCCGGAAGAGAACTCAACAAATGCAAGCACTTCCATGAGGTCGGCAGTTCCTCCCGCACCGGTGATAGCCCGGGAACTGGTTTTTGGGATTTTCAAGCCGCTTGCAGCAATAACAGGAACGACGAGGAATGAGATCTTGTTGCCGGGAACTCCACCAATGGAATGTTTATCAACAATAGGCCGGGAAGGGAATTTTATCTGTTCTCCCGTCTCCACCATTGCCCGGGTAAGGTTCTCCACTTCATCCATATCGAGAGGGTTGACATAGGATGCCGTGATGAAGGCAGTAAGTTCTGCTGGAGAGAGATCATCGCTGACAACATCCCGGATGATAGTGAGGGTCTCCTCTTTTGTCAGCCGGCCGCCATCCATCTTCTTCTTGATAAAATCCAGGGATGCGGGCCTGCCGGCTTCCCGGACCTCAATCGGATCACCGTCATCAAGATGAAGGCGTTCATTGGTTATCCGGAAGATGCCGCCGGTTCCCTGCTGGGCAATAGTTGACGTGGTTTCCACAAACGCAGCAACAGAAATGCCATTTTTCGGATTGATAATCTGAACACGGTCCCCATTCATTACACCGATACTGCGGGCATCGAGCCGGTTGAGAAGAATACCCCGTGTTGCAATATCCAGGACTTTTGCGGTCAGTTTCATGGGAGGAATCACACCTGGGCTAACATCCGCAAGGAGGATGTTTCACTCATTTACCTTGCCCACTTGGAAGATATAAATGTGCCAGTGACAGGAAGAAAAAACAACAAAAACCGCACCGGAAAACCCGGTGAGAATCAATTCAAAAAAAAATTAGATTTTAAGTTAGTGCCTGCGCACGACGATGAATGCAACTGCACCGAGACCAATCAGGGCAATCAGTGCACCGTAGCCGGGCGACTTGGTGGTCGGGACCGGGGTTGCAACGGTGGTGGGTGCCTTGGTGGGTGCTGCAGTGGTAACGGGTGCTGCAGTGGTTGCAACGACGGTCGGGACTGCGGTTGGGGCAGATCCTTCAAGGACGTTGAACAGTGCAGAGTCGCTGGCTGCAGTTACGAGTACTCCCTGCATGGTGACAAGGTACTCGTCGGGTTTGAATGCTGATGCATCAACATCGTACGAGAGCGCGTTCAGGCCGCTGTCGCCCTTCTTGACCTTGATGGTCTGGCCTGCGCCGCTGAACTCACCGCTCTGGGACTTCTGAGTCGGCTTGAATGATGATGAAACGACCTGGACGAGTACGTCGTCATCTACTGCAAGGTTGGTGGTCGCAGTGATGGTGAACTTGTCGCCGACGTGCTTGTCGCTGATCGGTGCGATGGTGATCTTGGGGGTCTCAACAATGAACTGGAGCTTGGTGTAGGTATCATCGACGTTGGGGTCGTTGATTCCCTGGACAAGTGCCTCAGCTGCATCGGAGCCCTGGAGACTTCCTGCTCCGAGGAGCGTGAAGACCTTGGTTCCAGTACCGGCTACGCCGAGCTGCATGTTCGTGACAACGGTCTTGCCGGAGTCAGTGCCAGTTCCTGCGGTGGGAACAACATCGAAGATGGTGTTCTGCATCGGGTGCTGGACAACGACGAAGTACTGACCTGCATACATGCCGCCGGTGGTTGTCCGGGTGATCTCGTACTTGAACGAGCCGTCAGAGTTGACTGCTTCGGTCTTGACATCGGCTGCTTCCTTGGGGTAGTTCTTACCAAGGACCCAGATCTGGACACCCTTCGGGGGCTGGCCTTCTGCAATACCGGTGATGAATACCTTGTCACCCTGTGCTACAGTTGACTGGGATGCAGTTGCGGAAACGAACGGCTTCTTGATGACAATCGATACAGTGCCGAATGCTGCTGAGCCAAGGTTCTCCTTGTTCTTGGGCTGGCTTACTGCATAGATGGTGTATGAACCTGCATCAAGTGCATAGTTTGCAGTTCCCCACTTCCAGGACCAGGTGTTGTCGCCCTGGACATCTACTGCCTGGAAGGTCGAGGCTACGCCGTCAGTGACTGCGTTTGCCCTCGGGTTGGTGTTTGCAATGTTTGCACCGTTGGTCGGCAGGTTGGGTCCAATGAGGAACAGGTAGGTCTTGTAGGTTTCAGTGTTAGTACCGGAGAACTTGATCTCTTCTCCAAGGTAGTAGCTCTGGTCGCCGGCTGCCACGATGGTGACTGCGCCCTTCTCGACCTTCACGTCAACCTCGTCGCTCTTCCACTGGTTGGCAGAGTCCCACTTCTCAACATGGATCGTGTACTTCTGTGCCTTGGTCCAGTTGTTGGTAAGGAACTCGACAGTCCTGGTTCCGGATACTGACGTGGTGACGTTGGCGTTCACGTATGAACCGTAACCGAGCGTGTTAGCAGACGTTTCACCGAGGGTGCCGTGTGCTACATCATCCCAGACTCTGGTTAACGTGGATCCTGCATTCTGGTAGTTGTACCCACCAGAGGAAATTCCACTGTTTGTACCATTGTATACAAGAGGTCCAGTCGAGGTCCAGACTTGGTCGAACTTGACTCCATCCTGGTTCGCGTTGATGTACGGGGGCTGGTTGTCGTAAGTGCCCGCCATGGTGCTGGTTCCCTTGACCCATACGTGGTAGAGGGTGTTGGGCTTGCCGGTGATGGTGATCGAGAACGGCTTGCTGCGGACAACGGAATCCTTGTTGGCCTCAACCTTCAGCGTGTCGGAGACGAGCTGGATGGTCTGGGTTGCGGATACAGTCTTGCCGGTGTAATCTGCACCTGCATTCTTGTAGTTGTCCTTCATGTTGTTCAGCTTGGACTCAGCGGTAACCGTGTAGGTTCCGACCGGGTACGCATACTGACCGTTGACGAGTGCACCGGTTGACCAGTTGGACTCAGTGGCCGCGTTGGTCAGGCCCCACTTCCAGGTTGCTGCAGATACGTTCTGCTGGGTAATCGCAATTGCCTGGGTTGCAACGTTGTTTACATTGTTTGCATTCCAGAGTGCCGTGTAAGTCGTTCCGGACTCGTCCTTGACCTTGATATCAAGGTAGCCGTCAGTCTGGGTGTTGCCACCAACAGTGCCGTGGGATGCCATGTCGTTCCAGACAGGTGTACGGTACCTGCTGTCAAGTGCGTTCCACATGTTGGTCTCAATTGCGAAACCAAGTGCCTCACCCTGCGGAACTGACTTGCCGGTCATGTCCGTGTTCTGGGTGAAGTCCCAGATCTTGACAGCCAGGGTCGGGTCTGCAACCGTGAAGATTGCGGGAGTACATGCACGCTGCGTGGACTGGTTGACGATATACCAGTTACCGGTGTAGCCAACAAAGGTGTTGGGAGCTACAGTGAACGAGTTGTTCTGGCCGACCAGGTTGGCAGTGGTCGTCGGGTTGGTGTTCTGCAGGTTTGCTGCAGATGCCCACCAGCCGATTGTACCGGCTGTTGCATCGGCACCGCCTCTAAGAGACGGATCGGTGGTAGATGCACCCTGAGAATATAATCCGCCCATCTGTGCAATAGAGACATTCAGTCCCTGCTCTCCAATAAACACTGTTGCACCCTGACTGATGTTGTACGAAGTGTTGTAGAACGATGCCGATACCGGCATTACTGCAACAAGCACAAACAGCGCAAGGGCAATCAGTGCGATAGTAAATCGCTTAGTCATTGATTCAATTCCTCCAAAGATTACATCATACAATTCAAGCCGTGAATCGATTTCGACAAATGCCGAATAACGATTCTACGAGCCCCATACTCCGTTTTGACGGAATATGGAAGAGTATTTGTAAAAGAGCTAATATATCCTTTGTGGTTGTTTTTACTCAGGATTTTAACTTCAATTTCTGGCTTAATTTGAGATTTGACGAAAATTTATGGCTTTTTCTCACAGGATTCTGCACCCGGGGGGGATTGCTCTATATCCAGCCTGGCTATAGTGCTTGTATAAATGTCGCGCATTCACCGGATCACATAACACCCGCCCGACATCTGGTTTATCTCAGGCATCCACGGAACAAGTTGCCAATGAATTATTAAATCACGTAAATGAAGTAAATCTTTCTGCATAGTACATGATATAATAAGAACCATTGAACCATCGCATATCGCACATACTAATTAGCAGATGGATACGAAATTCCCATGAACATTACAATTCCCCCTCATCCAAATGCAACAATTATACAATATAATGGGACACACCTATCAGCATGAGAATCATCCGGGCACCCAGTATCGGGAAGGCACACGAGCTGGTCGTCAAAATGATCCTTGAGAAAGGCTGGCTCCTCCGGACCGAAGATGCTGAAGCCACGGTGGAATTCGAAGAGATCGCATTGCAGGTAGATACCCCTCTTGCTGAACTGATGACAAGCCCGAGCTCCAGGTTCCAGCAGAGATTTGTAGAACAGTACGCAAAAGACCTGTTGCAGGGCTCGCACGCTTCCTTTGAATACGACTATCACGGACGGTTATTCGACTGGGGTGAACGGCTGGTGTCGGAAGGCCAGCCGGTACATGTCGACCAGATCGCCTATATTGTCGAAAAACTGAGATCATCCCCGGAGACCCGGCGGGCCATAGCTATAACCTGGAACCCGGTTATTGATGAAAAACTCGATGACTGTCCCTGCCTCCAGCTGGTCCAGTGCGTTGTCCGCGATGGCAAACTGGATATGCGGGTGATCTTCCGGTCGAACGATATGCTGACCGCAGCCGGAGCCAACATGTATGCCCTTGTCCAGCTCCAGAAGTCCATCGCCGACCAGCTGGGGCTTCCCTGCGGCACCTATACCCACATCTCCCTTGTTCCCCACATTTATTATATCCGGGATATCCACGACATCGAGCCGTTCTGCGGCAAAGGATCCCTGATACAGCCGATCCGGGAAGTCTGCCTCGCCTGCAAACGATGTGACCGGGCCAAATCAGTCTGACCGATCCGGGGCGGACTTCCGTCACCTTAATTAAGCAACAGCCTCATAAAATATGAGGCACAAAGCCCGGTAGTGTAGCGGTCAATCATGGGGGACTCTGGATCCCCCGACAGCAGTTCGAATCTGCTCCGGGCTATTTCTTTTGCTATCTTTTTCACGTACGAAAGGATCCGTACAAAAAAGGGGAACTGGTTATGCAATCAGTGCCGGCAGGATGCAGCAGAGAAAAATCGCGCCAAAGGTTCCCGCACCCCCGATACTGACCACGGGGATTTCAATCTCTTTTATTCCAATGAGGTGTGCCAGGTTCCCGCCGATCAGGGTCCCAAGGATCCCACCGGCGCATGCAATCACGGCTGCTGCAAGTCCTGTTCCATTAGCGATGAGGACCGAGACAAGAAGTGCCGTCAGCGCCGGAATGAGCAGGGAGACCCGGAGACCATATCCTTCGATCATCCGGGTTGAGACGAACGATACACCGGCAACTACCGCAATGCAGAGTGCAGCCTGCGGGAGGAGGGAGTTGCCGACAGCCGGGATTGCCTGATACAACAGGTAGATTGCGATACAGACGGGAATGATCGCACCCCCGAGATTAACCGCGATCCGGGTTTCCCAGACCTGCTGCGACATGAAAGGTGTCGGGATATCGAACCCGACAGGAGTTTCTCCGGAGACCCGGATCATATCGCGCTTCATCCGGTACACCGGAATATTAACAAAACTCCCAACCAGCATCAGCAGGACAACCGCTATCGCTGCCACCCAGGAAAAACCGAGCCTTGTGAATGCCGCACCGATAATCCCCAGAAGAAGGAGCGGGATCAGGACAATTACGAGGATGACCAGGAGAATAAGCACAAAAATTGGAAGAGCTCCCGCCCCGGTATACACCCGGATCCCGTCACCCATTGTTCACCCCTCCCTTGCGTCCAGCCCCGGGTTTTGTACAGACTATGGCTGCATGATCCTGGTGATACGGAGTCAGCCAGACCTGTTCCATGACGAAAAGACCCGCGGCTTCGAGGATTGCAACCGTATCCTGGAATACCTCACCGGGAGTTTTTCGTATATCGACACTCCGCGTCTTGAGCATGAGGATCAGCGTTCCCCCTTCTTTGAGGAACGCGCAGTTCCTGATCGCAATTTCCGCCTGGTCCGGCTGGGCAACATCCTGGTAAAGCAGGTCAACGGCTTCCACAAGAGGTGCGTACTGCTCCGGCCGGCATGCATCGGCCATGATCGGCACGATGTTTTTACGCCGACGGGCCACTTCCAGCATATCCTGCATGGGGTGCGGGGCGAATTCCACCGCATAGACTACTTCCGTGTAATCCGCAACGTGGGAGACGGTCGTACCATTCGCTGCTCCGAGATAGAGAACCCGCATCCCCGGTGTCAGTTCCACACCGGTGCCGACATAGTACAATGCTGCAAGCTTGCTCCGGTACGGATCCCAGACCCGGGCGCCAGCGAGCATGCGCTCGCCATAGACACCCCCCTCGCCACGGGATACCAGAACGTCACCAATCCGGATCATGGCTGCTCCTTTCCAGGTGTGATGGTTCCCACAGCATCAATCCTCTCCTGGGCTTTTTCAAGGAATTCCGGTACTGCCACGCCTCGGAAGTAATCGAGCCGGGCAGCGATTGCCAGTTTTCCTGCAAGAACCCGGGCCACCTTCCCGCGAACCTCGCGGGGTGCATTGTGAACCCGCCGGTGCTGGAAGATGATCCCGTGCTTGGGAGACGGGGACTTTGTCCTCAGGTGAGCAAAAAGCGCTGTTCGGGCGCCCAGGACCTGGATCACGCTTGCCGGGAGCCGGGAGAGCGGGAGAAGACCGCCGGCTTGAGCCATGAGCCGGGCCGCAACAAGTCCTCCGATCAGGGCACTGGTGTTGGGCATCACCCGGTTTGCCCGGTCGGAGACCTCGCGGGCAAGATCGGTCCTCGCACCGGCCAGTTGTTCGATCTGGCCGGCAGTCCTGCCGAGGGCTCCGCGCCCTTTCATGGCGATGGTTTTGATGAGGACATGGGCCGGGGTTTTCCGGTATTTCCGGGAGAAGGTGGGGTGCCGCACCTGGTGCCATTCCGCAACCCGCTCGGAGAGCAGGTTGATGACATCGTCTATCTCGTCCAGAGTCCGGACCATCTGGAGGAGCTCGGCATCCTTGACGGCGTACCGGTCCCGGATCTCCTGCTCTGCTGCAAAAAAACAGACTTCCCGCAAAGCAGAGAGGTAGTCTTCCCGGCTGGTGCAGATCCCGCATTCCCGGGCATCCTCCCAGGCAAGAGGGACAAAGTCCTCAAGGTTCGTACGGAGAGCCGCGACCCGATCCGCCCGCAACGGAACATCTCCTAAAAAGGGCGTGCAGACACCATCTTCCAGATCGCCGAACCAGTAGGACCGCATATCAGAAAAGTAAGGATGCCGGGGAGTATAAAGATCGCATATCCCGTCAACAGTAACGGGTCAGCTATGAAGGATCTTGGGGTAGGACCAGAGGATCGATTTTCTAATTAGATCACGGCAAAGCCAAACGACCAGATCATGACGGGAACCATGATAGCTCCCATACAATAGACCCGCGGAATATTCACGAGATGGGGAACGAGGCCGACCGCAATCGCCAGGAGAAGGATGACCATCCCGAACGGGCCGGTGAGGAGAAAACTGAGGCAGACAACAAACGCGATCACGCCCCGGTTCATCAGCCGGCTGTCGATCCCGCGAAGGCGGTGGGCAGAGCGGGAAAGGCCGATCGTGATGAGATACGCAGCACAGGCGGCCAGGACGCCGACAACCATCAGCTCGCTCATCGTTGGCAGGGGAAGTTCCGACAGGGCGACCATAACCCCGTTGCGCATCCGGGAGAGAGCAAAGAGGGCAGTAAGGCCGATGAACGCGTTGGCGGTGTTTGCCGCGTTCGTTGCAAGAATGTAGGCCCGGCGATCCTTCTCGTACCCGATTAACGAGGCCAGCACACCATTTGCCGAGGCGGTCGAGAGACCCGGAAGCCATCCCACGGCAACACCGGCGAACGTTCCCAGGACCGAACATTTCACCACGGTCCGGTCATCAACCCGCAATCCCTGAAAGTTCTGCTCCGGCAGGGTTCCCCGCGACGCGGTGAGGAGGACGGAGATCCCAAACAGCCCGGTAAGGAGCGGCATGAGGATCGCACTTCCCCCTGCAAGAGTGTGCCAGCCGAGGAACGCATAGTGGAGGGCAAAGGCACCCAGCATACCCGATACCAGAAAAACCGCAAATGCCCAGCCGGGGGCTTCACTGGTGACAATCATGTAACCCACCGACGCAACGAGCAGGATGCCGATCCACCAGTCAAAATAGGGCTGGAGGGCCGGGAGGGCAAAAAAGCAGAGGACCGAGAGCGGGACGGCAATCACCATGGCGCAGGCGCTGCCGAGTGCGGCGATCCGGACCGCTTCCTCGCCATTGCCTTCCATGCAGAGCGCATGGGCGGGCAGTACTGACAGGGAGGTGTCGGCATCGGGTATCCCGAGGAACGTACTCGGGATGGCATCCACGAACGTGTGGGTAATCAGGGCAGCAAACATTGCCCCGGCAAGGGCCAGGGGACCGAGAAACGCGAGGAGCGCAAGCTGGAGACTCAAGAGAACCCCGGCAAGCGTGTTTGCGTGGACACCGGGAATGATCCCGCTGACCGTACCCAGCGCCACGCCGATGAGCGTTCCAAGCAGGAGCTCGATCATTGATCAGAGATCCGGGGGAACGGGCATAAATCAACCGAAACACATACCAACATAACAACCATCATAACATCCCGGGGCGACAAGTTCGTAATGAAGATCGCAATCACGAGGTTAGCCGGAAAGGAGGCGAGCGATGCTGCGCGGTGCGCGGATTTCGGACACTCGTGTTACAGCGTCCACCCGCTCCGGTCGGAGGTCCGGGAGGACGCAATTAATGCCTTCCTGGCAGAAGCAGAGCGGGAGGCCTTCGATGCAGTCTTTTTCACGAGTGCACTGCCGGCAAAACTGATAGGGCCAAGGCTGGGATCGGTAAAAGGTACCCGTATTATTGCTATCGGGCCCCAGACGGCAAAGGAACTCCGGGAGCATGGGATCGAGGCCGAGACGCTCCCGGGTTTCTATTCAAAGGATTTCGTACCCTACCTGGGAACCTGGATTGCCGGCAAACGGATCGGCATTCCCCGGGCAGCGGTCCCGAACCCGGCCCTTCTCGATGCCATTGCCGCAGCCGGGGGTATTGTCCGCGAGTTCCCGTGCTACGGCCTCGAGCCCACCGGTGAGATCCTGGATCTTGATACTGCCGACGCTATCCTCTTCACGAGCGCGATGTCGTTTGCAAAGGCCGTCTGGACCCCGCGCCCGGATCTTCTGGTGATGGCAATCGGGGAGATAACCGCCGGGGGTATGCAGAAGGCAGGAACGAACCCGGTCGTGGTGGGGGACGGTTCGCTGGAAGGTGCACTTACGGCACTCAATACCTATCTCGCAGGAAGGGAGAGATAACAAAATGACAGATGCGGTTGATCCAAAAGAGCCGGAAAAAGTTCACCTGTGGAGCGGGTCCGGGATCATTGTGCTCGACAAACCCCGGGGCCCGTCCAGCCATGAAGTGGCAGCCTGGGTGGGGAATATGCTGGGCTGCCCGGTGGGGCACTCCGGTACCCTCGACCCGCAGGTCTCCGGCCTCCTCCTGATCATGCTCGGAAACGCGGTGCGCCTTGCCCCGCTCCTCCTCCAGCATGACAAGGAATATGTCTGCCTGATGCGCCTCCACGGGGATGCAACCCCCGAGCGCATCCGCGAGGTGGGCACAGAGTTCACCGGCCGCCTGTACCAGCGCCCGCCCCGCAAAAGTGCCGTGAAGCGCAACCTCCGCATCAGGACCATCCAGGAACTGGAGATTCTCGGCATCGATGGCCGGCTCGTCCTCTTCCGGGCCCGGTGCGATGCCGGTACGTACATCCGGTCGCTCTGCCACCACATGGGGCTCGCCCTCGGGGTCGGAGCGCACATGATCGAACTCCGCCGGACCCGCTCCGGCACATTCGGTGAAGCTGACCTGCACACCCTGCACGAGGTGCAGGACGCAGCCGTTGCCGCGCAGGCAGGAGACCGCAGTGCGCTCGTCTCCCTGATCCTCCCGGTGGACCGGGCGGTTCCCGATATACCGGCCATTGTCATCCGCGACACAGCGATCGATGCAGTCTGCCACGGGGCCGTGCTTGCCGGCCCGGGCATCCTCACCCATGCGCCGTTCGAGAAAGGCCAGACCGTTGCTCTTCTCTCGCAGAAGAACGAGTTTGTCGCGCTCGGCCGGGCGCTCGTGCCCTCCGCGGGATTCGAACCGGGGAAGACCGGCCTTGTCATAGCACCGACCGCGGTATTTCTCGCACCGGGAACCTACCCGAAGGGCTGGGAGAAATCGGATAAGCCCGTTGTGCCCCGCGAGAAGAGACAAAAGAAACCT from uncultured Methanoregula sp. harbors:
- a CDS encoding carboxypeptidase-like regulatory domain-containing protein; translation: MYSHRHRFLFALLFLVLLCSAAQATTNLLVTVQDNLDNSTIPHATVFLNGGDYARTNANGQVYITHTGEYDQNVQISMSGYDDWAQTISKNATSALAILNRKTLTLKVNLYDSDTLKPVYGANVNLTSGNVTMGKQTDSLGAATFGVNGLTLYSIYINGNNYQPRSGTIDMGAENREVQYWLLPGNRYSFIITDKDTKLAVPDAEIHIDSVLVGKTDARGIANTQVTRGKTYTIQLVKPGYQTVTETRLISESDAISTMEMSKAPIGAFVYVFDESKSPLSGAEVYVNGSLSGTTNDYGRSNFPSLVTGAYLFEVKKTGYIPSSQVITVVDQGKDYTFTLPHESAALSVFVRDKDQKVVPSASILVNGNASGTTDDNGQYTARLRFNTVYNITATKDGYQPVMVKKQVIQGNATDSITLVLEKNLDLGLVTMVIVGAVCVLILFAILRIIGHRRRHHSSRRNEI
- a CDS encoding AMP phosphorylase, encoding MKLTAKVLDIATRGILLNRLDARSIGVMNGDRVQIINPKNGISVAAFVETTSTIAQQGTGGIFRITNERLHLDDGDPIEVREAGRPASLDFIKKKMDGGRLTKEETLTIIRDVVSDDLSPAELTAFITASYVNPLDMDEVENLTRAMVETGEQIKFPSRPIVDKHSIGGVPGNKISFLVVPVIAASGLKIPKTSSRAITGAGGTADLMEVLAFVEFSSGEVQQMTEKVGGCIVWGGATNIAPADDRIIIQEYPFKIDARGQMLASVMAKKFAVGANLVVIDIPVGQHTKVATMQEGRKLAREFIELGERLNMKVECALTYGDIPVGHSIGPKLEVIEALRVLEGSAEPNSFIQKSLSIAGIALEMAGKAPRGSGTAMAQEILSSGKALEKFRRIIEIQGGDPNVKSSDISPGEHQFVVKSPASGYVIEMNNRSLITLARTAGAPHDRGAGILLHAKKGKLVKSGDPLFTLYADRGWRLQNAIEEGRRLMPVLVEGMLLDRVPSITEI
- a CDS encoding MEMAR_RS02690 family S-layer glycoprotein, producing MTKRFTIALIALALFVLVAVMPVSASFYNTSYNISQGATVFIGEQGLNVSIAQMGGLYSQGASTTDPSLRGGADATAGTIGWWASAANLQNTNPTTTANLVGQNNSFTVAPNTFVGYTGNWYIVNQSTQRACTPAIFTVADPTLAVKIWDFTQNTDMTGKSVPQGEALGFAIETNMWNALDSRYRTPVWNDMASHGTVGGNTQTDGYLDIKVKDESGTTYTALWNANNVNNVATQAIAITQQNVSAATWKWGLTNAATESNWSTGALVNGQYAYPVGTYTVTAESKLNNMKDNYKNAGADYTGKTVSATQTIQLVSDTLKVEANKDSVVRSKPFSITITGKPNTLYHVWVKGTSTMAGTYDNQPPYINANQDGVKFDQVWTSTGPLVYNGTNSGISSGGYNYQNAGSTLTRVWDDVAHGTLGETSANTLGYGSYVNANVTTSVSGTRTVEFLTNNWTKAQKYTIHVEKWDSANQWKSDEVDVKVEKGAVTIVAAGDQSYYLGEEIKFSGTNTETYKTYLFLIGPNLPTNGANIANTNPRANAVTDGVASTFQAVDVQGDNTWSWKWGTANYALDAGSYTIYAVSQPKNKENLGSAAFGTVSIVIKKPFVSATASQSTVAQGDKVFITGIAEGQPPKGVQIWVLGKNYPKEAADVKTEAVNSDGSFKYEITRTTTGGMYAGQYFVVVQHPMQNTIFDVVPTAGTGTDSGKTVVTNMQLGVAGTGTKVFTLLGAGSLQGSDAAEALVQGINDPNVDDTYTKLQFIVETPKITIAPISDKHVGDKFTITATTNLAVDDDVLVQVVSSSFKPTQKSQSGEFSGAGQTIKVKKGDSGLNALSYDVDASAFKPDEYLVTMQGVLVTAASDSALFNVLEGSAPTAVPTVVATTAAPVTTAAPTKAPTTVATPVPTTKSPGYGALIALIGLGAVAFIVVRRH
- a CDS encoding thymidylate synthase is translated as MRIIRAPSIGKAHELVVKMILEKGWLLRTEDAEATVEFEEIALQVDTPLAELMTSPSSRFQQRFVEQYAKDLLQGSHASFEYDYHGRLFDWGERLVSEGQPVHVDQIAYIVEKLRSSPETRRAIAITWNPVIDEKLDDCPCLQLVQCVVRDGKLDMRVIFRSNDMLTAAGANMYALVQLQKSIADQLGLPCGTYTHISLVPHIYYIRDIHDIEPFCGKGSLIQPIREVCLACKRCDRAKSV
- a CDS encoding DUF1614 domain-containing protein: MGDGIRVYTGAGALPIFVLILLVILVIVLIPLLLLGIIGAAFTRLGFSWVAAIAVVLLMLVGSFVNIPVYRMKRDMIRVSGETPVGFDIPTPFMSQQVWETRIAVNLGGAIIPVCIAIYLLYQAIPAVGNSLLPQAALCIAVVAGVSFVSTRMIEGYGLRVSLLIPALTALLVSVLIANGTGLAAAVIACAGGILGTLIGGNLAHLIGIKEIEIPVVSIGGAGTFGAIFLCCILPALIA
- a CDS encoding fibrillarin-like rRNA/tRNA 2'-O-methyltransferase yields the protein MIRIGDVLVSRGEGGVYGERMLAGARVWDPYRSKLAALYYVGTGVELTPGMRVLYLGAANGTTVSHVADYTEVVYAVEFAPHPMQDMLEVARRRKNIVPIMADACRPEQYAPLVEAVDLLYQDVAQPDQAEIAIRNCAFLKEGGTLILMLKTRSVDIRKTPGEVFQDTVAILEAAGLFVMEQVWLTPYHQDHAAIVCTKPGAGRKGGVNNG
- a CDS encoding NOP5/NOP56 family protein, whose protein sequence is MRSYWFGDLEDGVCTPFLGDVPLRADRVAALRTNLEDFVPLAWEDARECGICTSREDYLSALREVCFFAAEQEIRDRYAVKDAELLQMVRTLDEIDDVINLLSERVAEWHQVRHPTFSRKYRKTPAHVLIKTIAMKGRGALGRTAGQIEQLAGARTDLAREVSDRANRVMPNTSALIGGLVAARLMAQAGGLLPLSRLPASVIQVLGARTALFAHLRTKSPSPKHGIIFQHRRVHNAPREVRGKVARVLAGKLAIAARLDYFRGVAVPEFLEKAQERIDAVGTITPGKEQP